One stretch of Corallococcus soli DNA includes these proteins:
- a CDS encoding long-chain fatty acid--CoA ligase produces the protein MPFDVKDILRQLDAGFSHEGGAPPWWQESWEDPEGFANALAEAHAGRGVPPPKSRPGQQYDFFHDLVVRHVALERPAFRTHARIQGWQNLGYRALHDQASRRASEWAEQGVEPGMKVCLVYGVGQELLVSLMATLQLGGCFTLLPPLGPRAMAARLEALAPDFIAAEPHQLPILRGHEKLLLQSRGGGSPGFSSHTYKPGDVVGLIFSPLVDPPHTPVPLTAGDAWKGALGDGLLTFGLAPGEVLAAPDFPVLQHLPALLFATLLRGATYLHLDMADLEQNPAPLLEQPLRSLGVTPRLRDLLLKHRTGAMRNVLHWFRNPEEPYDAQAWRAWVKQCGLQAVPSSNVLIDAAAGGAVLVSSRGVNDPQADVHTDVFPVPGRAWTLKDPNQSGQGAPTDVGVFTLLPDKGRPPGHVLLARIRSRYHYGGTRGFRHDGRAYPVKEVTAALEGVSFLVGTSVVPVSTGGLASHARFVLLAFTGHEPAPPEGEQEIRRRIEMLLGGDFLPDRIAFFPLFPHRKKGAVDDAWCASQFFTGALHRKSTDPMFQALTALRGRLLESAGNPGEDGPSSTS, from the coding sequence ATGCCTTTCGACGTGAAGGACATCCTCCGGCAGTTGGACGCGGGCTTCTCGCACGAGGGCGGCGCGCCGCCCTGGTGGCAGGAGAGCTGGGAGGACCCGGAGGGGTTCGCCAACGCGCTCGCGGAGGCCCACGCGGGCCGGGGCGTGCCGCCGCCCAAGAGCCGCCCGGGCCAGCAATACGACTTCTTCCACGACCTGGTGGTGCGCCACGTCGCGCTGGAGCGCCCCGCCTTCCGCACCCACGCGCGCATCCAGGGCTGGCAGAACCTGGGCTACCGCGCCCTGCACGACCAGGCCTCGCGCCGCGCCAGCGAATGGGCGGAGCAGGGCGTGGAGCCGGGCATGAAGGTGTGCCTGGTGTATGGCGTGGGCCAGGAGCTGCTCGTGTCGCTCATGGCCACGCTCCAGTTGGGCGGCTGCTTCACGCTGCTGCCGCCGCTGGGCCCCCGCGCCATGGCCGCCCGGCTGGAGGCCCTGGCGCCGGACTTCATCGCCGCGGAGCCGCACCAGCTCCCCATCCTCCGGGGCCACGAGAAGCTCCTGCTCCAGAGCCGGGGAGGGGGCTCTCCCGGCTTCAGCTCGCACACGTACAAGCCCGGGGACGTGGTGGGGCTCATCTTCTCCCCGCTGGTGGATCCGCCGCACACCCCCGTGCCGCTCACCGCCGGGGACGCCTGGAAGGGCGCGCTCGGCGACGGGCTGCTCACCTTCGGGCTCGCGCCGGGAGAGGTGCTCGCGGCGCCGGACTTCCCGGTGCTCCAGCACCTGCCGGCCCTGCTCTTCGCCACGCTGCTCCGGGGGGCCACGTACCTGCACCTGGACATGGCGGACCTGGAGCAGAACCCGGCGCCCCTCCTGGAGCAGCCGCTGCGCTCCCTGGGCGTTACGCCGCGCCTGCGCGACCTGCTGCTCAAGCACCGCACCGGCGCGATGCGCAACGTGCTGCACTGGTTCCGCAACCCGGAGGAGCCCTACGACGCCCAGGCGTGGCGCGCGTGGGTGAAGCAGTGCGGCCTCCAGGCGGTGCCCTCGTCCAACGTCCTCATCGACGCGGCGGCCGGCGGCGCGGTGCTCGTGTCGTCGCGCGGGGTGAATGATCCGCAAGCGGACGTGCACACGGACGTCTTCCCCGTGCCGGGCCGCGCCTGGACGCTGAAGGATCCGAACCAGAGCGGGCAGGGCGCCCCGACGGACGTGGGCGTCTTCACGCTCCTGCCCGACAAGGGCCGTCCCCCCGGCCACGTCCTGCTCGCGCGGATCCGCTCGCGCTACCACTACGGCGGCACGCGGGGCTTCCGGCACGACGGCCGCGCCTACCCGGTGAAGGAGGTCACCGCCGCGCTGGAGGGCGTGAGCTTCCTCGTGGGCACCAGCGTGGTGCCCGTCTCCACCGGAGGGCTCGCCAGCCACGCGCGCTTCGTCCTCCTGGCGTTCACCGGCCACGAGCCCGCTCCCCCGGAGGGCGAGCAGGAGATCAGGCGTCGCATCGAGATGCTCCTCGGCGGGGACTTCCTCCCGGACCGGATCGCGTTCTTTCCGCTCTTTCCACACCGCAAGAAGGGCGCCGTCGACGACGCGTGGTGCGCCTCGCAGTTCTTCACCGGCGCGCTGCACCGCAAGTCCACGGATCCAATGTTCCAGGCCCTCACCGCCCTGCGTGGACGGCTGCTGGAAAGCGCGGGCAACCCGGGCGAAGATGGCCCGTCGTCAACGAGCTGA
- a CDS encoding DUF4280 domain-containing protein gives MGVQVVMGAMLQCSFGVAPSSLMVLPANKVLATTPAANIMDNKPFMNVLPFGMCSSMANPMVAAATAAALGVLTPMPCIPATAAPWVPGCPKVLIGNMPALESNSKLMCSYGGVIQVVSPGQMVAIDG, from the coding sequence ATGGGTGTCCAGGTCGTGATGGGAGCGATGCTGCAATGCAGCTTCGGGGTGGCTCCCTCATCGTTGATGGTGCTCCCGGCGAACAAGGTGCTGGCGACGACCCCCGCGGCGAACATCATGGACAACAAGCCGTTCATGAACGTGCTACCCTTCGGCATGTGCTCGTCCATGGCGAACCCCATGGTGGCGGCAGCCACCGCGGCGGCCCTGGGCGTCCTCACCCCCATGCCCTGCATCCCCGCGACCGCGGCGCCCTGGGTGCCCGGCTGCCCCAAGGTGCTCATCGGCAACATGCCGGCGCTGGAGAGCAACTCCAAACTCATGTGCAGCTACGGCGGCGTCATCCAGGTCGTCTCTCCCGGGCAGATGGTGGCCATCGATGGGTGA
- a CDS encoding type VI secretion system protein IglI family protein, which yields MGDAALAIEAVDFSLLDAPFTGTPVPIDEAEGPDPRMEAITGLVAKGSYAEAARAAEALLRGGVRDVRLLGPYLFGHFVSDGMKALPVLFRSLSLSLTENWDHFGPAGKKPIFLDTGLRWLLKMMSKTLEHHTRLKDAQWQAWNAAGNREPMEEALRMGDPLIATLSALPKNASADAFRTLLGNLRSHAQGVPYLPPPEDPQAQALALAPDEDDDDEDAGDDEEEARPTRARRAAAAPDADAGPTVPMSPALAQLVRKLSAFEALVAREDFVKASVIAVDVLATVERFDPRVYLPMLFSGFFNGLSQHADAIEPMLHGTESLGFRALDQLYRVDLDAFLVAPQRQPRGSGYEE from the coding sequence ATGGGTGACGCGGCGCTGGCCATTGAAGCCGTCGACTTCTCGCTGCTCGACGCCCCGTTCACCGGCACGCCCGTGCCCATCGACGAGGCGGAGGGGCCGGATCCGCGCATGGAGGCCATCACCGGCCTGGTCGCCAAGGGCTCCTACGCGGAGGCGGCCCGCGCGGCCGAAGCGCTGTTGCGCGGGGGCGTGCGCGACGTGCGCCTGCTGGGGCCGTACCTCTTCGGCCACTTCGTGTCGGACGGCATGAAGGCGCTGCCCGTGCTCTTCCGCTCCCTGTCGCTGAGCCTCACGGAGAACTGGGACCACTTCGGCCCGGCGGGCAAGAAGCCCATCTTCCTGGACACCGGCCTGCGCTGGTTGCTCAAGATGATGAGCAAGACCCTGGAGCACCACACGCGCCTCAAGGACGCGCAGTGGCAGGCGTGGAACGCCGCCGGCAACCGCGAGCCCATGGAAGAGGCCCTGCGGATGGGCGACCCGCTCATCGCCACGCTCTCCGCGCTGCCGAAGAACGCGAGCGCGGACGCCTTCCGCACGCTGCTGGGCAACCTGCGCTCCCACGCCCAGGGCGTGCCGTACCTGCCCCCGCCCGAGGACCCCCAGGCCCAGGCGCTCGCCCTGGCCCCGGACGAGGACGACGACGACGAGGATGCCGGCGACGACGAGGAGGAGGCCCGCCCCACCAGGGCCCGCCGCGCCGCCGCCGCCCCGGACGCGGACGCGGGACCGACCGTGCCCATGTCGCCCGCGCTCGCGCAGCTGGTGCGCAAGCTGTCCGCCTTCGAAGCGCTGGTGGCGCGCGAGGACTTCGTCAAGGCGAGCGTCATCGCCGTGGACGTGCTCGCCACCGTGGAGCGCTTCGATCCGCGCGTCTACCTGCCCATGCTCTTCTCCGGCTTCTTCAACGGCCTGAGCCAGCACGCGGACGCCATCGAACCGATGCTGCACGGCACGGAGTCCCTGGGCTTCCGCGCCCTGGATCAGCTCTACCGCGTGGACCTGGACGCGTTCCTCGTCGCCCCGCAGCGCCAGCCCCGCGGCTCCGGATACGAGGAATAG